A part of Pungitius pungitius chromosome 15, fPunPun2.1, whole genome shotgun sequence genomic DNA contains:
- the LOC134105270 gene encoding uncharacterized protein LOC134105270, with protein sequence MSQISKDSHYEGALIEQETRKIDESCVLQKEVQPEELRKGERARTLTEKGREFQREKTKGLLLRFDSIYERWKALTKLAKKSVTRQDPSNILQENINTIQRELSELNNVYDEYRRMDSPAHEMRRKLDNCTSVTKVVVQNAQSQIQGIEEELIWPDASSVFASTTSSVSSPNSKCSRAISNRSNASSIKRQEAAAEYAATQAVLKIMAEQDCQQEKLQRLEVEDRLIVADQEAAARTRRLQQEREETERKIEKEKQEATLLKKQQEENAERKKSVEDLKRELERLEELKRLNAARARLQIYDEDTFQPEQELTSCRFELPMPEQAINQENPVNPQRQPLGEVAPSSILQNETGELVKVLAEAISANRLPIPEPTIFSGDPLKFNHWKSSFQTLVERKNIPTTEKIFFLQKYVGGAAREALEGYFLIDSEHSYCAAWNLLNERYGDPFVIAKAFRDKLHAWPKLASRESAELRRFVDFLRSCEAAIVHIESLKVLNDDIENQRLTAKLPDWLSTRWNRRATQYQMEHRRFPSFNYFVTFLTMEANIACNPITSYHALQQSQPDKAKIKSQTIVATKAQSAKIFTTNASERTIPTCVFCKKLGHSLHKCHRFVETPVADRVKFIQSERLCFGCLCPGHQSKSCSSRLACDTCSKRHPTCLHEDRSKQEQRRESSKEMSCSNERKPQSTQRQDNIKESTSNRVVQDVNIQSRSQGAPIDKKRSAIYANFSEVKQYQLHHFSDASVTG encoded by the exons atgtcacaaataaGCAAAGATAGTCATTATGAAGGCGCACTCATAGAACAAGAGACAAGGAAGATCGATGAGTCCTGCGTCCTACAAAAAGAAGTTCAGCCAGAAGAGCTGCGAAAAGGTGAAAGAGCCCGCACATTAacagaaaaaggaagagaatttcaaagagaaaaaacaaaagggctaCTACTTCGCTTTGACAGCATATATGAACGTTGGAAGGCTTTAACTAAGCTGGCAAAGAAATCTGTAACAAGACAGGATCCCAGTAACATCCTACAAGAAAACATCAACACTATTCAAAGAGAATTATCTGAGCTGAATAATGTTTATGACGAATACAGAAGGATGGACAGCCCAGCTCACGAAATGCGCCGCAAGCTGGACAATTGCACATCAGTCACAAAAGTCGTCGTACAAAACGCACAGTCGCAAATCCAGGGCATAGAAGAAGAACTGATTTGGCCAGATGCAAGCTCTGTATTTGCCTCTACAACGTCGAGCGTTTCATCTCCAAACTCCAAGTGTTCGAGGGCCATTTCCAATCGCTCTAATGCATCCTCGATTAAAAGacaagaagctgctgcagagtATGCAGCCACCCAAGCTGTGTTAAAGATTATGGCTGAACAAGATTGCCAGCAAGAGAAACTGCAAAGACTTGAAGTTGAAGATAGACTGATAGTTGCAGACCAAGAAGCAGCTGCACGTACTCGCCGTCTTCAGcaagaaagagaagagactgaGCGTAAGATAGAAAAGGAGAAGCAAGAAGCTACTCTCTTAAAGAAACAGCAAGAAGAAAATGCTGAAAGGAAAAAATCTGTAGAGGACCTGAAAAGAGAGCTTGAGCGTTTGGAAGAGCTAAAGAGACTGAATGCAGCCAGAGCAAGGCTTCAAATCTACGATGAAGATACGTTCCAACCAGAGCAAGAGCTAACATCATGTAGGTTTGAGTTGCCTATGCCTGAGCAAGCAATTAATCAGGAGAACCCTGTGAATCCACAACGTCAACCTCTAGGAGAGGTAGCTCCGAGCAGTATACTTCAAAACGAAACAGGAGAGCTGGTGAAGGTTCTAGCTGAAGCAATATCAGCAAATAGACTACCCATTCCAGAGCCTACCATCTTTAGTGGAGATCCACTCAAGTTTAACCATTGGAAGTCTTCTTTCCAGACACtagtggagagaaaaaatattCCAACCACAGAAAAAATCTTCTTCCTCCAGAAATATGTGGGAGGAGCAGCAAGGGAAGCTCTGGAAGGTTACTTTCTGATTGATTCAGAACATTCATATTGCGCAGCATGGAACCTACTCAACGAACGATACGGAGATCCGTTCGTAATTGCCAAAGCCTTCAGAGACAAGTTACATGCATGGCCAAAACTAGCCTCTAGAGAGAGTGCCGAGTTGAGAAGATTTGTGGACTTCTTACGTAGCTGTGAAGCTGCTATTGTTCACATTGAAAGCCTAAAGGTTCTTAACGATGACATTGAAAATCAAAGACTCACTGCCAAACTACCTGACTGGTTGAGTACTAGATGGAACCGAAGAGCCACACAATATCAAATGGAACACAGAAGATTTCCtagctttaattattttgttacattcCTGACAATGGAAGCTAATATTGCATGCAACCCAATAACCTCTTACCATGCATTACAACAAAGCCAACCTGATAAAGCGAAGATCAAGAGCCAAACCATAGTGGCCACTAAAGCCCAAAGTGCAAAGATCTTCACAACCAATGCAAGTGAAAGAACCATACCCACATGTGTGTTTTGCAAGAAGTTAGGACACAGTCTACACAAGTGTCACAGATTTGTCGAAACACCAGTTGCTGATCGAGTGAAGTTCATTCAAAGCGAGAGACTATGCTTCGGATGTTTGTGCCCCGGTCATCAATCCAAGAGTTGCAGTAGCCGGCTGGCCTGTGACACCTGCTCAAAACGTCATCCTACATGCTTACACGAAGATCGCTCAAAGCAAGAACAAAGGAGAGAATCTTCTAAAGAAATGAGCTGTAGCAATGAAAGAAAGCCACAATCAACACAACGACAAGACAACATCAAGGAAAGCACATCTAACAGAGTTGTGCAAGATGTCAACA TTCAGAGTCGCAGTCAAGGAGCACCCATTGACAAGAAGAGGAGTGCTATCTACG CAAACTTCAGTGAAGTCAAACAATACCAGCTTCACCACTTCTCCGACGCCAGCGTCACAGGCTAG